ccggtgcagccggcgtcccagccggtgatccagccggcgtccagtccggtttccagcccggtgcagccggcgtccagtccggtgcagccggcgtcctaGCCGGTGATCAAgccagcgtcccagccggtgatcaagccggagtcccagccggtgatcaagccggaatccagtccggtgaagccggcgtcccagccgacatccagtccggcgtccagccgACGTTCCGGTCAGcggtccccccaggacttcccccccTAAATCCCCCAGAACTCTGCGCACTCGGGGACTAGGACTATTCCCCCCAGcccctttggactgccccctatgaacccttgttttgccccaccccccctcccatgtttgttatttttagtatGCCACCCCAATCCTAATGTTGTTCTGTCATGTCTgcctttgattttgttttccatgttttgtctgtcgcagtctgtcatgtcttgttagtcgaccccttggtgaacacctgggggtgttcattaaggggggggggctctgtcacggttctgccttctagtcgtgtggcaggatcgggacagagcccttaggttttatgtgagaaagccatgagttgtttacgtttttacatctcatgtgctttctcgtgtctcgtcattggccccgcccctctcgctCCCTGTATAGCTCTCCTGCCGTGTCTCGTTaccctcacctgtccctcgttATTATCCTTCCTTTGTctctcctataaatgccctcatgtttctttgtcctgtgctcgtggattgtatgtGCTTGTATGCGTGTCCGCTTGTGCCTCGTGTATGACGTTGTGACAGTGTGCTCTGTGTTGCCAAGTCTAAGTCAGTTATAGtcagtttgttgttttgtattgttcttGTCGAGTGTGATCTCGTTTGTTCCCTGCCTTAGTTCAGTcatcccccatcgtgggtgttttgttttgttcctttgtttgttattaaagatatatgttaaccccttcactcccTGCTGCCTGCAGTTGGGTTCTTCCCTAATATTTCGTGACATCTATAGTCAATTTTCACAAGAAACTGCAACAATGTTTCATCTATATGGTAGCAAGTGTTACGTTTAtatctgtctgcttctttataATGTTAGATGTTGCCGGACATCACATGGGTTAATCCCAGGATTAGAGCCAGAGGTAAAACCACAGTTAATCTCTCCACAACAGCTCGAAAATACAAATCTTCCCAATTTTTAGTGTTTCTGTTCTCAAAACATTTGCTATTTATAATGTAACGTTTCTTTTTTGCTTGTATAATAAGTCGATCAGAAATATTAGCTACTGTCAACTCAGGAACTTTAATAAAGAATTAAAATTATTTGGGGTGCCATGTTGAATTGtctatgcattttatttttaacccccATGAGTGTGTCCATTAATTTATAGATTATTCATAAATTCAAAGAGAcagaataatttaaaaataaaaaaataaatattgtgaaaTATATGAAACCATTTTGTttcatatattacacaaaaaaatattatacaagATTTACTTAATATAGTGAATAATATTTGCTACCCTCTTTTTAAGTAACatcaaatttattataaacacaactaTTTACTGCTAAGATTTAATTGTTTCCCAATAAAATAAGGCTTGTGTGATGTCTGCAacatatttcaaacatttaacaaacattttaagACAATCTACTTAAGTGTAGAAAAAAAGCTTTGTCTCAGCAGCAATGAACCactgttattaaataaataattttgtgttcaattgcagtaaatcattttaaataatttaggaaATGTATGTCATTACATTCAAAGACATGCAAACACTTAAAAACAAATGCTTAAGGATAAAATAGACTTTTACTCACTGAGGCAGAATGAAATGAACAGCAGCAGATACATTCCGTTGAACAGCCAGAATTTTTAACTGAAGACCACACACACCAGAGCAGAAGCTTGATGTTTACACACtttaacaaaatttaaaaaatttaaacatTCTCAAGGTGTCCCATCAACTTAAATTGTTGAGTCTGATAGATAAaggggtttggaacaactgatTATTTGAGTGGGATTAAAGATCATTTCATAAGAGAGGAGAAGAAGAACATACCTCCTACATGTACTGTATCTGTTTGGTTTAGAATGCTGGTTgtgcccctctctctctctctctctctctctctctctctctctctctctctctctctcattgacTTTGAGTGTGTGCTCGTATGTTTTATTTTTCGATGAGGTTGTGGTGGAGTAGATAGCTCTCTTGGTCTCGTTTGTTAGGGTCCCGGTgttctctctcgtctctctcatATGCGCCGTTCTCTTCTCGGTCTCGGTCTCTCGTCCTCTCTCTCGTGCGTCGGTTCTCCTTGGCGTATTGTGACTTGTTGCCGCTCGTCGTGTTTGCTTCTCCTCTCATCTCGTGTTGATCTGTTGGCTCAGACCGCCGTCTTCTGATCGCCGTCTCGTTTCGTCTTCCGTGCCTCTTCTGGTCCTGACTGTTCTTCtccttctctgtctctctctctctctctctctctctctcactctctctctctctctctctctctctctctctctctctctctctctctctctccctctctcgctctctctctctctctctctctctctctctctctctctatcacacacacacgcacgcacgcacgcacgcacacacgcacacacacacacacacacacacacagatccaaAACAGATGGCAAAAATCCCAGAAGGACTGGCATTTTAATTCCAACATGGTACTTTCTAAATATACACAGTGGGCAACCCTTTGTTTGACTGACAAACTTAGATTATGCCATTGCGTAAATCTAAAGGGAGAAGAGAATAAAGATGGATTAGACACTCTTATATAAAGCCATTAATATCAACTACTCTCAATTTTCTGACCCTGCACCTGTCATTCTGTTCATCGTTTTCATCTCTCTCAGTATTTTCGCAAACATTTTTATACTAAAAAAGGTGTACTAAAAGTAGAAGAAAGTATACGAATCTATACTACAGTAATACAAttgtatttttaagtattttttgaCACATACATAACTATTGGAACATAATGATTTCATTTATTACTaaactatatatttttccaAGCATCCAAAGGTGACCTCAGATAGCTGGCAAATGCGAAGGCTAGGCAAAGGCTCGATACTCTGAAGgtcctaaaatataaaatagttaatatttatttagcttttaTTCTATTTTCCCAATAgttatatttgtgttattttatagcTTTGAtagaaattaaaatatatatataaagtatgcctaaatgaataaataaataaatgacctAAGCTTTTGAACGGCATCTTTGCCTGTTTCCGTAACAACCATTAGATGGGAGTAAAGTCGCACAAAAACGCTAGCATGACGCTAAAGTAGACCGTATACGGAAGTGACGCAGTTTGTGTGGATGTGGGGCTGTCATGGATGAAGGTGGATCACCTGCGCTTCGCCGCGGTGGTTCAGCGGGGCTATCTGCAGTGCAGTCCGACACCATAGAGTCCCTGACCGAGCTGGATGATCTTGAGCGAGTGTATGCGCAGCTATGTGCCGAAGAGGTGAATGTATATTTGTGAATTTACGCTGTTAATTTGTTCCGATGAGGTGTTTTCGTCAACACCGGCAGAATTATGAAGTCTCAAGAAATGACTGATAACGCGAACTGTTAGTTTGTTGTTAAGATAAATATATTAATGTGTCTGTGTGCAACAACGAGAGTGCGAAACTAATTGGTACGCAACGTATGATTTGCATTTCCAGGCGGAAGTGCAGGTGAAGTTGGGCGCCCTTATGGGACAACAGAGCAACATAGAAACAAAGATGCTTGACCTGCAGAGGATGGGGTAAGGGTAACTGTTACATGACTCAAACTAACCTGTGCTGTAAAACTAAATGAATGAGACTGATCTCTGGTGTCCTGTCATGAGCATGATTGTTATTGTGCCTGCTCTATAGACCCAATCTGCAGCTGATCGAGGGGGATGCTGTGCAGCTCTCTGGCATGATCAACTTCACCTGCAGCCTGGCAGAGAACGTCAGCAGTAAAGTCAGACAGCTGGACCTCACCAAGGTGCCCAACATACACATACTTATGACATGTACCACAGAGCAGTGAGAGTATACTTAACCAGAGTATGTCAAATTAACGGTTTTAGAAAGTTTTACACCCGAGTTATGCAACTTGTTACAGAAAAGGCTGTATCAAGCTATCCAGCGAGCAGATGACATTCTTGACCTGAAGTTCTGCACTGATGGTGTTCAGACTGCTCTGCGAAACCAAGACTATGAACAGGCTGCAGCCCACATTCACCGCTATCTTTCACTCGACCAATCAGTGATTGAGCTCAGTAGGCAGGGTGGAGAGGGTGAGTTTATGTGAACTTTGTTTTGGGTGATCTGAAAACCATTCATCCAGAAAATATTAGTATTTAAACGTTGTACAAAGGCTCTTTACTAAATCACTCTCTGAAACGTAGATCTATGGCAGGTGTGACCAAAATGTTACAACTATATTAGCAAACAAATTTTAATATGGTAAGAACCATTTGCATTGTCCGTTTGTTAATTCTGCTAATTAACTGCTTTACACTTGAATAGTACTTTGAAGGTGTCATCTAAGTGTATTTTTCAGATTTGGTAAATCTGATGCGCTTATTCACATTGTGTAAAGCCTGAATATGTTTACTGCATGTCTTACTAtggtataaatatataattgtgcGACTTTAACAGATTCACAGACTCAAAGACAAGGCACTATTTGTGTATTATATTTTGTGCAGGCAGTGCAGTGGAGGCCAGCCTTGCATTGCTTCAGGAAGCAGAGCGCAGTCTAAAGGCTCTGGTTACCAAGCGACTCGAGGAGGCAGTTACCACAAGTGATCTGCCCGAGGTGGAACGCTTTTTTAAGATTCTTCCTTTACTGGGACTCCATGAACAAGGACTTGCACGGTTTGCTCAATATCTGTGCAGTCAGGTATGTACATGAATCCACACTACTTAATCAGTCTGATCTTTTAAGAATGCATTGCTTTGGTTATAGGGCTCTAATGTATTTCACATGCATCTCTTTCAGTTAGCAAGTAAGGCAGAGGAAAACTTGCTCTTGGCTGTTGGCTCTGACGTTGGTGAGCGCAGAGCGCCGGTCATTTTTGCTGACACCCTTACACTGCTGCTTGAAGGTTAGAGCAAACAGATGCGTACACGTTGCTGTTAAGCTTGACAAAAATGCACTACatttaagcaaaaataaattgaCCAAACGTCATCTGTATGTGTGTAGGTATTGCACGTATTGTCGAAACCCACCAGCCCATAGTGGAAACGTACTATGGACCAGGCCGACTGTACACACTCCTTGCACACCTTCAAAAAGAGTGTGATGAACAGGCACAGAAAATAGTGGACAAATTCATTCAACAGCGAGATTATTACAATAAGGTATGTGTAGCAGAGTTTATATACTGTTTTTAAAGAGGatgtaacacacacagtttgtgccaatctcatattaatcttgagtacctatagaatagtacatactttgtatcttcgaagagtctgtagtatgatcacatttataaaagacagatatgATCATTTTCCGAAAACAGGCGAGCCCTGAATGCGTGCAGggggaactacagcacgagcacacaatacatcatcgtattatccctgcataactgttgattacaTAATGCACAtatgcgccgattgccaacaaaacacagacatttgatttaggttcacttaccgcgtgcagttcatgtctggcatctttcagcgctgggaccgctccatctatcagtttcaaaattatctccaaatccagcgttatatccactgtttatataactttcctcacccaaatgcagtgaacaaacaatcACAGCTGTACTTCTGCCAAGCGCATTGATGGACATGCGCTTTCTCGCGTGGGCGTGCCCACTctagctggttgacgtgtgggcgtgcttttccaggagaattgtccaataagagactaagaaatgttgttacgtaagggaatttcatgtaaaaaaaaaaaacgttccgAAAcatacgaaccttgggggagtgtattgagcacagaaatattACGTCATACACTCAAGTCGGTTTTTGttaagttgaccatgttaaaggaacagttcatcccaaaattctgtcatcattaactcgccctcagattattccagatgagtataaatgtttttgctctgatgaacacagagaaagataatgGGAAGAATGTGAGTAGCCAAACAGAactcaccccccattgactgccatagtagggaaaataatgagatctgtttggttactgacatttttccaaatatcttcctttgtgtttgcagaacaaagacatttatacaggttctGAACAACCtgaggataagtaaatgatgacagaattttcatttttgggtgagctatccctttaagcatgaGAAGTCAGCGCGTTTagcattgtaaagaagtcagaatgcatgaaacactgttcaATCCCCCCTTTAAGACACAATGTTTGCACCTATAAAAAAGAACTTATGTCTGTTTATACATATGATGCGCAATAAATTATTTCTTTTGCAATAGTTTCAGGTTGTCCAGAGCAACATGATGAGGGGCATGACTACAGAAAAGATTGAACCCAGGTATGATCCATGTTATAATCTTATATCATCATAATTATTTGAGTATCTTTTGAATTTTTAGGTCTCAGTGTTTGTCATTGTATGCATGTTTATCTAGAGATCTGGATCCTGTGTTATGTGAGGTCACAGTAATGAATTCGAGAGCAGAGCTATACTTCAGATTTTTGAGGCGCCGTATCATGGCTGACTTTGAGGTTGCAGATGCAATGGCAGATGAAGCAGTCATTCAAGGTAACCAATAAATATATCTCTGGAAATGTTTGTTAGTGCaagtacaataaaataaacataaatgtcaGAGACGTGGCATAGCGGTTGTAGCTCCATCACATACTTGCTGTGGTACTGGTTTGGGTACCAAAGGTTTAATTATGTAAATCTTTTATCAGTAAATATATCATATTCAATTATTTGCTATCAtttgttttggttgtttttagAGCATCAGCAGAGTTTAGAACAGTTACTGAAGGATTGCCAGCTGAGCTGCACTATGCAGGAGCTGATTGGCTATTACATACCAATGGAAGAATACTACATGAGAGAGTCTGTAAACAAGGTGCAACACAATGCACACACTCGATGATGATACTGTCATTTTTGGATGTACATTAAACGTCAGCATTTACTTCTGTCCTTTAAATGCACATACATTCTCAAAGTCTATAAACTAATAGGCTTATGACTTTAATGACTTTACAGGCAGTTGCCATGGACACCGCTGAGGTTGGTCAGCTGAGCTCCAGCATGGTGGACGATGTCTTTTACATTGTGAAGAAATGTATCAGCAGAGCTCTAACTAGCAATAGTTCggactgtgtgtgtgctatGATAAATCATGCAACTAGCGTTCTGGAGACAGACTTCAGGTATATTCACATATTGAATTACTTTGTGTTATTTGCATGTGAAGTTGATGTTGTACTTGAAGATAATGTCAACCTCAATTGCTTAACTACGGTGGGTATTGCTGccacttacattttattttttccactcaattatgtcatTGAAACAagataatatgtcgttttaacgagataatatgtcgttttaacgagataatatgtcgttaaaacgagatatgtcGATGTcgttaaaactaaataatatgtcgttaaaactaaatatgtcgttaaaactaaataattttCTTGCTATAAAGAGATAATATGACCtctcataataattacacattaacctATTACGTGAAAGCGACATGTAttactttgtgattcccatattcgtcgggATGATGTAACATTGGACATTGCTGGGACTTGATGATTTCCTCCTGAAGACGTAAATGGAAcggaccatattcgtcgcagcaaccaacaaccaaacagttaaaatagtttttataattatatttaaacacatcgtccct
This region of Triplophysa rosa linkage group LG1, Trosa_1v2, whole genome shotgun sequence genomic DNA includes:
- the cog4 gene encoding conserved oligomeric Golgi complex subunit 4: MDEGGSPALRRGGSAGLSAVQSDTIESLTELDDLERVYAQLCAEEAEVQVKLGALMGQQSNIETKMLDLQRMGPNLQLIEGDAVQLSGMINFTCSLAENVSSKVRQLDLTKKRLYQAIQRADDILDLKFCTDGVQTALRNQDYEQAAAHIHRYLSLDQSVIELSRQGGEGSAVEASLALLQEAERSLKALVTKRLEEAVTTSDLPEVERFFKILPLLGLHEQGLARFAQYLCSQLASKAEENLLLAVGSDVGERRAPVIFADTLTLLLEGIARIVETHQPIVETYYGPGRLYTLLAHLQKECDEQAQKIVDKFIQQRDYYNKFQVVQSNMMRGMTTEKIEPRDLDPVLCEVTVMNSRAELYFRFLRRRIMADFEVADAMADEAVIQEHQQSLEQLLKDCQLSCTMQELIGYYIPMEEYYMRESVNKAVAMDTAEVGQLSSSMVDDVFYIVKKCISRALTSNSSDCVCAMINHATSVLETDFREVLVCKLRAGYPVSALQDLQRGVSSAVSLMQSSLQQGKITNLTQTLGIESQEQAKNAYLVTLNNVEVCSENISTLKKNLESDCAKLFSQGAGSEHAKAKIDSCLSDLVNTSCRFKDLLQEGLQELNNTAIKPQVKPWISSFLSVSHNIEEEEFSDYEANDPWVQQLIVQLEQLMAEFKVGLSPVIYDTLSSLMTSLIAMEMEKTVFKCTFSRLGGLQFDKELRSLVAYLSSVTSWTIRDKFARLTQMATILNLERVSEILDYWGPNSGPLTWRLTPAEVRQVLALRVDFRSEDIKRLRL